The Salvia miltiorrhiza cultivar Shanhuang (shh) chromosome 2, IMPLAD_Smil_shh, whole genome shotgun sequence DNA window CCTCTTAACAAGTGGCTTGTCTCCACTTTCTATGCAACCTCTGAGAATTGCTGACCACATGCTAGCATCAGAGAGATgaggtattttattaatgagatCAATGGCTTCTTGAATACAACCTACTCTTGCAAAAAGGTCTATCACGCAAGAGTAATGTTCAATACCAGGATCAATATGATAGTGATGCTTCATTAAGTAGAACCATTTTTTGCCTTCTTCTACTAGTCCAGAATGATCGCAAGCAGATAAAACTGCAGTAAATGTTACTTCAGAGGGTCTAACACCGTCACTTCTCATCTCCTCAAACAGAGACAAAGCTTCAATTCCGTATCCATTGGTAGCATAACCCATCAACATTGAATTCCAAGAAGCCTCATCAGATTTTGTCATTTGGTCAAACAGTTTGCGACCAACCTCAACAAAACCACACTTACAATAGAAGTCTATAAGGGATGTCATTATGATCTGATCAAAATCCACACCAATTACAGTAGCTCTAGCAAAAATCTGTTCACCAAGTTCCAGCCATGTAATGCTGGCACAAGCACTAATGGCACTAGATAGAGTAAATTTGTCCATGCTTAAGTCAATGTTATTCATTGTACAGAAGATTTCTAATGCTTCAACAGGGTAGCCATTCTGACTCAGACCTACTAGCATTGAATTCCATGAGATCAAACTTTTAAATTTCATGTCATTAAAAATGCTTTTCGCTTCTTCCATTCTACCAAAGTTGCAGTAAATGGTGATCATAGAATTCAGCAAAACAGTATCATAAGCTTTGAGCTCACCAAAGAATTTGCAAGACTCATCAAGACTCCTACACTTGGCATACGCATCAATCAGGGCGCTGGCAACAACAAGGTCATAAACAATCCCCAACTTATGAGCCTGCGCATGCAGTTGAATGCAATTTCTAGGAACACCTACACTACTGCAGGCACTCAGAACACTAGAAAATGTAGAATAATCTCCAACAACCCCTTGCTTACGCATCTTACCAAAATATACCAAGGCTCCCTCCGCATCACGGTTAGCAACATATCCTGATATTACAGAATTCCACACAATGACACAAGGGTTAGATTTGAGTTCAAAAGTCCTTCTTGCATCCTCCATCCTACCACAGTTTGCATAGCATGAAATCAATGATGACAAGGAGTAATCATCTGCATCATCCATCGCATTCAAAAGCCTGTCAGCACTATCCAAATCACAGCATTTCCCATACATGTTAACAAGTGAACTCCCCAAAACTGCATCAAACTCCACACCATCAACGACCATCCTAGCATGAACCTGCTTCCCCAAATCAAGACTCCCGAACTCCAAACAAGCCCCAACCACCGTCGCCAAAACAACCGGGTCCCACCTCAGCACCCCGCCACTCTCAACGGCTTCCCACTTCAAGAACTCCTTAAACAACACCAGAGCCATCCCCGGCCTCCCATTTCGCACGCACCCATGAATCATCGTGCTCCACGCAATCCCGTTCTTCCTAGGCATCTCGTTCAACAACCGCCTTGCAGCATCCAGCTCGCCCGCTCTCGCCAACCCCGATAGGATCGCGTTCCAAGAGAAGTCATTTTTCTGGGGCATTGAGTGGAAGAGGTCCAGCATATGAGTCTTGTGCCCTGACTTAGCATACCCTTCGAGAAGAGTGTTCCAAGTGAAACAATTCCTTTGCGGCATTTCCTCGAACAGGTTCCGGGCGTCGTCCATTCTCCCGCACCTAGCGTACATTTGAAGGAGGCGGTTGGCGATGCTGAGAGTGGAAAACAGGACGCCATTTTTGAGGAAAAGAAGGTGGAGTTGCTTCCCTTGTCTGACGCAGTTTGGGGAGTTTAAGGAATTGAGTAAACGTGCGTAGCTTTGCAAGTGTTGGAAGTCCATTCCTTAATGGTCGCTTTTAGCATTGATTTAGAATTGGGAGAAATCCGAAGCTCGAGTTGGGCCACAATTACATCCATTGAcctaaagttgaattaattttaCATCTTTGACTTCATCTGAAAGATAAACTGTTTTTATGTCACAACTAATtggatatttatatttttgtatgcTTTTCGTAAAAAAGAAATCGagccaaaaaaattatttatttatttggaaaACTCTTACCACATTTACTtctagaattaaataaatcttacTTTCTCCATCCGCGAAATCATTTTCTaggtcaaaaaaaaaataataataatgttacTATCATGAATATGCTTCGAGTATAAGTGAGCACACATTTGATccgattgaaaaaaaaatgaatagtgGAAATTAAGTAGCTGAATTTTATAGATTATTAAGCGTAATTTAATTggtaaaatatttttcttccaATCAGTAAGTTTGTGGTTCGAATCACCAAATATatgttactaaaaaaaattcaccgaatttaataaaaaattctgATCGAATCCCTTTCCTTCATCCAAATTTGATCGAATTCGAATTTTGAATTAGGTGAGATTTGTAGATTAAATCCAAACATTCAAACAAGAACAAACCAACCCTGGCTATTAAGATCCTTGATGAAGATACAAATCTCAATCCCCAGctcaagaaaaaaaacaaacctTTCTTTTAAAAACAGAACaaacctagtagttaatcaagACAAAACAAAATACTTATAACCTAGTGACAAAATACTATCATCACAATATAGTCTAATACTacaataacaaaattaaatttatgtaGAGTTGTATACATTGGGTCAATCGAAACCGAAATCATTTGTCGATCAAAGCCGAGCGATTCAGTAGGATTTTTGAGTCTTGGTTAAATAATGTTGATTAGCTATAAAGCGTTTGGTGATTTGTTAGGTGTCATCAACGATTTGAAATCTGAATGGAAGCAGAGGATTCATGTGATTCAGTTTATGAGCTGCCCACTCTCCCAGCTTCAACCACTTGTACCTTCGACTGCAATCAAACACTCTGATGAGCATCGCTGCAGTCGGCTCGAAAGGCAAGTCCTTGAGAAAAGCCTCTAGCTCATCCACCAACCCATTCTCACCGTACAACTCCACCATGCACTCGTAATCCTCCAAATGAGGCAACACACAGTACTTCTCACTCATCGACTCCCACAGCTTCCTCCCCAACTCCACACCACCATCGCTAACACAAGCCCGCAACGCCCCCCGGAAGGTGTTGTGGTCGGGCCTAACGCCCTCCTCCTCCATTGCATCCAGCAGTTCAACCACTCTCCCGCTCATCCCATTATGCAGGCACCCCAAGATCATCGAGTTCACGAGGATCACGTCCTTGGAAGGGGCCTCCTCGAACACCCTCGTGGCGTATGCAATGTGGCGGCATTTTGAGTACATATCAAGCAGAGCCCCGCTCACCACTATATCCATGTCGTAGCCGTGCCTGATCATCAAGGCGTGGATCTGTTTCCCCGCCTCAAGGGCAAATATGTTTGCACACGCGGCCAGCATTGTCCCGAACGTGAACTTGCTCGGTTTAGCCTCGCCCTGCATCTCCCAGAACACCTGCATTGCTTGCTCACTCATCCCACGACGGGCATAGCTTGTGAGCAGTGCGTTCCAGGAGACCTCATCTCGCGAATGGCTCATCGTGTAGAACCAGTTCCTCGCGCTGATCAAGTTGCCACACTTGCCATACATGTCAAGAACTGCATTCCCGACAAAAACATTGGAGCAGAAGCCATGCCTATAAGCATATCCATGGACCTGCTTCCCAAGATTCATGTCTGGGATCGCTGCACAAATGTTGAAGAACAATCCCAATGTGACATGATCGACATCCCTAGTCTTCCTACGCATCAATATGAGGAGCTTTAACGCGTTTTCCCAGTCCAACCTGCGTGTGTACCCTGCGAGCATCACGTTCCAAGATACCACGGTCCGTTCAGGCATCTCATCAAACAACTCTCTAGCTTCGCACATCCTTCCCCTCATAGCACAAGCTGATACCATTGAAGTGTAACTAATCACATTTTTGGAACAAGGCAGCTCAAAAACGGTTCTTGCACTCTCCAAATCTCCACACTTGGCATACATGTCAATGAGCGTATTCGAAACCACTTGATCCTGCTCTGCGTTGATCTTGATGCTGAATCCATGGATTTGGACACCCTCTCTCAATCCACCAAAGCTCGAACAAGCAAGAATCGCGTTGGAGACAGTATAACTCATTGGCTTCACATTCATCCTCAACATTCTTGAAAACATGTTGATAGCCTCGTTTCCCTCCCCCATTTCGAGATACCTCCTAACTATCACATTCCAAGACACTTCATTTGGATGCTGAATCTCATCAAACATTCTCCTCGATTCAATCATGGCTCCACATTTCCCGTAGACGTCTACCAGCGAGCTCTCCAAGATGACATTGCCCGAAAATCCATATTTTACGATGAGGCCGTGCACCTGCCTCGACAGCCAAAGCTCCAAGGCATTGCCGCACGAGGCAAGAACGCTCGCAAACGTGACCTCGGAGGCAAAAACCCCGTCCTCGATCATCACGGAGAACAAATGCAGCGCATCTTCAGTGCACCCGTTTCTCGAATACGCAGTGATCATCGCGTTCCACGAACCGCCGTCTCGGTTCGGCATTTCGTCGAACAGGTCTTCCGCATCCTTTACGCAGTTGCATATGCCGTAGCTCTCGATGGCCCGGTTGAGCAGGAAGACCGGAGGGTTGGGGTTGAAAGTGACTAGATGAGATTCGAGCTTCCGGGTCTCGATTATGGCTTTGCTCGACGCGCAAATTCGGAAGAGATGGgcgtagagagagaaaggcagAGGTGTCGCGGAAGAGAAGAGGATTGAGATTGCTTTCGGGAGGCGTCCCAGGCGGATGTGGTTGAGGATCGTGGTGGTTAGTTCCTTGACGGCGACCGGCGAGTCGAGGCGGTGCGCCCTGGTGGTTGAGGTGACGGTGGCGGTGGCGGAGCGGAGATGACGGCTTAGAACCGAGGCCGCTTTCGAGCCCATgtaatgagatttttttttttttctattctaCTACTTATTTTCTCTGTTGATAAGTAATACTCCTAGTCCTAGTCCTTATATTTCAGGTcctaaaaacttaaaaaatgggCCGATTCTATTTCACAACATTTAGGCCACTAGCTCGTCCTGGAATGGTTTACTTTcaaaatataatactccattgGTTCATGAAAATATGCTAATCCTTCTGTCTCATttcaataggctcacttcttttggacacgagattaaaaaaatttactttttagtaAGAAAGTGGTGtgatccacaccaattaagtataacttttttacccaaaaaggaaaatgagcctatgtccctttgggatggcctagtggttggagtagttgcctgttgtccaagaggtcacaggttcgagtactctcggccacaataatcactaggtggggtgtgtgtgtggtttgtattatttataatgtaatttcatcaaaaaaaaatgaacctattggagtgggacattgcaaaaaggaaaatgagcatATTAGAGTgtgacgaatggagtataatttattactCTATCCgtctttataaaaaatatcattttctaaataacacgaattttaataaaaaaattgaatgtaTTGTGAATGAAGTAAGGGTCtcactttattgtgagtggaaaacttactaaaaatagattggatacattttatgacAACGggcgaaaatgacaaattagtaactccctccatcccattaaaAGCGGCCACTTTCTTTTGAGCAAAGAGATTAAGGAGAggattattactccctccgtcccaataatcttgtctcacttttcttttttgtttgttcCAATAGTTTTTCCGGCGACGCTAGCGCCTCTCACCTGACACCACTTCCCCCACCTGTCACTCCTCTTGCGCCATAGCTTCCGCCCTCCCGCCTTCGCCCTTTGTGCTGCCGTCGCCTTCCCGCTTCCGCCCGTCGACTGCCTCCCCTCTcctcctttattttttttcttcagaaattagggctcgccgGAAATTAGGGCTTTTTTTCTTCATCCCTCTCCTCTGTTTctctcaacaatttttttttttttttgttatttgtgGATCTCTTTGTTTCTGTGGTGGTGTTTCTCTGTGATGTATTTTATCTTTGGTGGGCTCGCTGGTGTTAAATTGT harbors:
- the LOC131011794 gene encoding pentatricopeptide repeat-containing protein At3g26540, encoding MGSKAASVLSRHLRSATATVTSTTRAHRLDSPVAVKELTTTILNHIRLGRLPKAISILFSSATPLPFSLYAHLFRICASSKAIIETRKLESHLVTFNPNPPVFLLNRAIESYGICNCVKDAEDLFDEMPNRDGGSWNAMITAYSRNGCTEDALHLFSVMIEDGVFASEVTFASVLASCGNALELWLSRQVHGLIVKYGFSGNVILESSLVDVYGKCGAMIESRRMFDEIQHPNEVSWNVIVRRYLEMGEGNEAINMFSRMLRMNVKPMSYTVSNAILACSSFGGLREGVQIHGFSIKINAEQDQVVSNTLIDMYAKCGDLESARTVFELPCSKNVISYTSMVSACAMRGRMCEARELFDEMPERTVVSWNVMLAGYTRRLDWENALKLLILMRRKTRDVDHVTLGLFFNICAAIPDMNLGKQVHGYAYRHGFCSNVFVGNAVLDMYGKCGNLISARNWFYTMSHSRDEVSWNALLTSYARRGMSEQAMQVFWEMQGEAKPSKFTFGTMLAACANIFALEAGKQIHALMIRHGYDMDIVVSGALLDMYSKCRHIAYATRVFEEAPSKDVILVNSMILGCLHNGMSGRVVELLDAMEEEGVRPDHNTFRGALRACVSDGGVELGRKLWESMSEKYCVLPHLEDYECMVELYGENGLVDELEAFLKDLPFEPTAAMLIRVFDCSRRYKWLKLGEWAAHKLNHMNPLLPFRFQIVDDT
- the LOC131011793 gene encoding putative pentatricopeptide repeat-containing protein At1g77010, mitochondrial codes for the protein MDFQHLQSYARLLNSLNSPNCVRQGKQLHLLFLKNGVLFSTLSIANRLLQMYARCGRMDDARNLFEEMPQRNCFTWNTLLEGYAKSGHKTHMLDLFHSMPQKNDFSWNAILSGLARAGELDAARRLLNEMPRKNGIAWSTMIHGCVRNGRPGMALVLFKEFLKWEAVESGGVLRWDPVVLATVVGACLEFGSLDLGKQVHARMVVDGVEFDAVLGSSLVNMYGKCCDLDSADRLLNAMDDADDYSLSSLISCYANCGRMEDARRTFELKSNPCVIVWNSVISGYVANRDAEGALVYFGKMRKQGVVGDYSTFSSVLSACSSVGVPRNCIQLHAQAHKLGIVYDLVVASALIDAYAKCRSLDESCKFFGELKAYDTVLLNSMITIYCNFGRMEEAKSIFNDMKFKSLISWNSMLVGLSQNGYPVEALEIFCTMNNIDLSMDKFTLSSAISACASITWLELGEQIFARATVIGVDFDQIIMTSLIDFYCKCGFVEVGRKLFDQMTKSDEASWNSMLMGYATNGYGIEALSLFEEMRSDGVRPSEVTFTAVLSACDHSGLVEEGKKWFYLMKHHYHIDPGIEHYSCVIDLFARVGCIQEAIDLINKIPHLSDASMWSAILRGCIESGDKPLVKRVVEKIIELDPQNSGALVQLSGLMASTGDWNQSALVRQLMRDMRIQKNPGRSWCNSRVRQM